A single Bacillus sp. HMF5848 DNA region contains:
- a CDS encoding NAD(P)-dependent alcohol dehydrogenase: MAVQNMKGVIIEEYGNKEVLKYISNLSLPTIADNQVLIKNDAASINPLDWKIRKGELRWVTGKKFPIILGHDVSGTIVKVGRCVKRFKPGDPVFCMIDANIKPSLHGFAKSGSFADYCVTREDTLAIRPSSITPTDAAAVPLAALTAYKAIIKKGKLQSGQKILINGASGGVGTFAVQLARWKGAHVTAVCSRPNFDMVSSLGADQMIDYTKRNFLKSQMKYDVIFDVIANSSFGKCKHILKDDGVYISNIANPTTIIGDFLFPIKKRFISKKRHTFNWVKPNGQHLEQIGELIEKKELTPIVDRIYPLSHIQEAHTYCESNRTRGKVVLSMR; this comes from the coding sequence ATGGCTGTTCAGAATATGAAGGGTGTCATTATCGAAGAATATGGTAATAAGGAAGTGCTGAAATATATATCCAATCTATCATTACCCACCATTGCGGATAATCAAGTACTTATTAAAAATGACGCTGCTAGTATCAATCCGCTTGATTGGAAGATTCGTAAAGGAGAACTTAGATGGGTGACGGGTAAAAAGTTTCCGATTATTTTAGGCCATGATGTTTCTGGTACCATTGTTAAGGTAGGGCGATGTGTTAAGCGATTTAAACCAGGCGATCCGGTATTCTGTATGATAGATGCAAACATAAAACCATCTTTACATGGATTTGCTAAAAGCGGATCGTTTGCCGATTATTGTGTGACGAGAGAAGATACCCTTGCTATAAGACCTTCTTCAATTACACCGACCGATGCAGCAGCAGTCCCCTTGGCAGCTTTAACTGCATATAAAGCTATCATAAAGAAGGGAAAGCTTCAATCCGGACAAAAAATTTTAATCAATGGAGCCTCAGGCGGCGTTGGTACTTTTGCTGTTCAATTAGCCAGATGGAAAGGAGCGCACGTAACTGCTGTATGTAGTCGTCCAAATTTCGATATGGTTTCATCTCTTGGAGCAGATCAAATGATTGACTACACTAAACGCAATTTTTTAAAATCACAAATGAAGTATGACGTTATCTTCGACGTCATTGCTAATTCCTCCTTCGGCAAATGTAAACACATACTTAAAGATGACGGTGTTTATATTTCGAACATCGCCAACCCTACAACCATAATAGGGGATTTTTTATTTCCAATAAAGAAACGGTTTATCAGCAAGAAAAGACACACATTTAATTGGGTTAAGCCTAACGGGCAGCATCTGGAACAAATCGGGGAGCTTATCGAAAAAAAGGAACTAACACCCATCGTAGACAGGATTTATCCCTTGTCACATATACAAGAAGCACATACTTATTGTGAAAGCAATCGAACTAGAGGGAAGGTTGTGTTAAGTATGAGATAA
- a CDS encoding GNAT family N-acetyltransferase, with translation MVYKLREATKRDYEDVHRLQKQVHEIHTEARPDHYRMADITLDRIYYEKLTEDENAKVFILESENEPIAYTILTIKQPKDRPITIPKKVVFIEGFGVDSNWRGKRIGKTLFQEILNFAKEIKADTLELGVWEFNESAIKFYESMKLKTKMRRMEMDI, from the coding sequence TTGGTTTATAAATTAAGAGAAGCGACAAAAAGGGATTACGAAGATGTCCATCGTTTACAAAAACAAGTTCATGAAATTCATACAGAAGCAAGACCTGACCATTATAGAATGGCTGATATTACATTAGATAGAATTTATTATGAAAAATTAACAGAGGATGAAAACGCAAAAGTATTCATATTAGAAAGTGAAAATGAACCAATTGCTTATACAATACTAACAATTAAACAGCCCAAGGATAGACCAATTACAATCCCAAAAAAAGTCGTTTTTATAGAAGGCTTTGGAGTGGATAGTAATTGGAGAGGAAAAAGAATAGGGAAAACTTTATTTCAAGAAATATTAAATTTCGCTAAGGAAATAAAAGCTGACACATTAGAATTAGGTGTTTGGGAGTTCAATGAAAGTGCAATAAAATTTTATGAATCAATGAAGTTAAAAACAAAAATGAGACGAATGGAAATGGATATTTAA